The following proteins are encoded in a genomic region of Vicia villosa cultivar HV-30 ecotype Madison, WI unplaced genomic scaffold, Vvil1.0 ctg.001480F_1_1, whole genome shotgun sequence:
- the LOC131635410 gene encoding reticulon-like protein B8 yields the protein MSDKITAENLLHNLVDTLSDRPKKVSFFEEDKSKSVSSEINRLFGREKPVHHLLGGGKSADVMLWRNKKISASFLSAATIVWVLFEWLNYNFISLLCFALVLGMLVQFLWSNASGLFNSTPSQVPRVVIPEELFFNIATVIGNEVNRGLKFLQDISCEGNLKLFLIAVASLWAGSVIGSWCNFLTVIYIGIIAAHTLPVLYEKYEDEVDEFVYKVIGQMQHNYRKLDAGVLKGKLKVKKHD from the exons ATGTCTGATAAAATCACTGCGGAAAATCTCCTTCACAACCTTGTGGATACATTATCGGACAGGCCAAAGAAAGTATCATTCTTCGAGGAAGATAAATCAAAATCAGTGAGCTCCGAGATCAACAGACTGTTTGGACGCGAGAAACCCGTACACCATCTTTTAGGAGGCGGCAAAT CTGCGGATGTTATGTTATGGAGGAACAAGAAGATCTCTGCTAGTTTTTTAAGTGCTGCAACAATTGTGTGGGTGCTATTTGAATGgctcaattataattttatttctctTCTATGCTTTGCCTTGGTTCTCGGCATGCTTGTGCAGTTTCTATGGTCAAATGCTTCTGGTTTGTTTAACAG TACACCATCTCAAGTGCCCCGTGTTGTTATCCCGGAAgagttattttttaatattgcaACTGTAATCGGGAATGAGGTTAACCGTGGattgaagtttcttcaagataTCTCTTGTGAAGGAAACTTGAAGCTTTTTCTCATT GCTGTAGCAAGTTTGTGGGCTGGTTCAGTGATTGGGAGTTGGTGCAATTTCTTGACTGTCATCTATATTG GTATTATTGCTGCGCATACACTTCCAGTTCTGTATGAAAAGTACGAGGACGAAGTTGACGAATTCGTGTACAAAGTCATTGGTCAGATGCAACATAATTATAGAAAGCTGGATGCTGGTGTGCTCAAAGGAAAACTCAAAGTAAAGAAGCATGATTAG